GTGCTGCATCATTAATGTGAGGGGTCACAACACCTCCTGCATGTGTCAGTGGGGCCGCAAACAACATCCATTTACAGGTCAACTTTACAGTGTTCAGTGCAGTTATGTTTTACTGGGATATTTCCTTTGTCTGCCACTTTATATTCATACTACACTTGTTTTAGATGAAAATATTGTGCGTGTGGTGTAGAGAAATGTCAGGAATGTCAGAACGTAGTCCTCTCACGGCCCTTTGGCAGTTAGAAGCCACTGTCCCAAAATGTACAATGAAGTACCACAGATGGAGCAGCTACTACTTCAAAATAGAGCTGACGTGTAATTTATCGCTCTGAAAGGCACAATTATGTACAATACTTGTGAACACGTAGCTTCTAATATAGGAGCTAatgcattgtttgtttgtttggacatAGTGGTAGTTTGTAAAGTAAAGGATCTGACTACCATTTCCACTACTGCTGGCACATACAatcacagtaacagtgactcAAAATCATCCTGGCAAAGCTCCACGGCAGGAAATCCAACCAGCTTGCTGTGGTGATTAAAATAAGCAGGAATAAAGAGGCTGAAAACTCATGTGGTCGGCCAAAGAGCATTGTACAGTTCAAGCAGGGTGCGGTTAAGGAGGACATGTTCAAACCTCCTTTCATGAaggttttttgggttttttttgttgaaactgttttaagTGTCGCTTCAACTTTACTACATTTTGGAGGCTGTCGTTTGCGGTGCTGTTGcactgagaggtgtttctaatacAAAGTACCCTGACTGATATAAATAGGctggacaaaatattagaaacacctctcaaTACCACTCAGTACAATTACagagcaccacaaactacactTTTCTCAGTGATCATGAGTTTCAACTGTTTGAGTTTTTACTCACTAATAGCATCCATTAGACATACAGCACTGAAGGGCCAAATTAACTAAAACATACTGATCAACATATTAGAGGAGTCATTTGTCTGCTATCTGATGGGAGTCTTGTTCCTTAAAGTCTAAAATGGTCCTGCAGCATTTACACCTCTTCAAACAGACTCTCTCTGGCTCCTAAAACACTTTTAGGACTtccacactgctgttttgtctttttcttttttccctcaaatgtatttatacagtCTCAGAGGTTTGTCGTcatgtgtgtgctctgcagcaTGTTGGTCTCTGCCCTGCTCCCGTCTGTTTATTCGTGTCTGTGATAGAGTAATTTCCATCAGCTGGTCTCCTGGGCTGTGCCACCCCTTCACTATAAAGTGATCATCTGATCCCCAGCCGCCACCAGTGATCTACCttacaggacaggagacagaaaCATGAGGACCGTCGGCTGGACTATCCTGCTTCTCTCGCTTGCTTTAATCGCCTCAGGTAAattaaaggagagagaggagagagatttaACAGATTGTagttgttttgatgttttcactGATGGAAGTTGatctccatttaaaaaaaaaaacaaacaaacactataGCTGGGGTACCAAAGAAGTGTTCGGCCCCACCGGAGTACCCGCACACCGCACTAGACAGGGAATTCACCGGAGCTCAGACCTTCGTCCCCGGGCAGAAGGTGTATTATAACTGCGCTGAGGACTTCAGCCCCCACAGAGGCAGCCGGGCTGTGCAGTGTGTGGATGGGGAATGGACCAGACTGACTCTAAAGTGTGAGAGTAAGTACCTGGCACACATGAGCATGATCCTACTGAGAGAAGGTtagatgttgttgtttttctcactaGATGGTCCAtctgtgttttacagctgttaaacaattaaaattgatttaaaGAATCCACGTCACAGCTCTGAGGCCCCCTGGTGGCCAGAAGATAAAACTACATGTTACTGTGGTCACTGAAATTAAACAGAGCAAACAATAAGATTGTGTTTTCTAAATGGCCTGAATGCACAACAGGAGGttttagaatagaataaaagaaGACGTGGATTTATTTCTTTCGATTTTACTTCCACTAGCCTAACAAACAGTCCTAAAATAagattttgcacatttgcagGAGCATCGTTTCAGTGCTACTATGTTGGATTAATCTGTGTCAAAAATGCCAATCCCCCCCTCATTTGAATGTTTGCTCACCTCAGCCTGAGACACATCTGATTCAGGTGCTTACCGCTGGGCCTGTTTCAACACCCGAATGCCCCCCATGTAGAGACCTGTGCTTTCAACCACTGGATGAATTATTGGACAAGATATTTACAGCGTGAAAGGCAAACAGGGAAATCCCTGATACTGACCAGCCTAACTGGATTCTCATAGTCCCTTAACTGACATTTTTTACATGACAAACACAGACGTTTGCATGAGGACTGTATCTGATGTCTGACAACAGAATTGGCTTGAATTCTTCACGCAAGTCAACTTCAAGtaactttttattgtttttatgtataatGTTTGAATAATCAGAAAATCTGGAGattaaataaaggaataaaacaaagacaaactctAATTAAAAACTCATTCTATAAtaaaaatgagtttttaaaCGTTGTAAAAGTGGACACTGCCGTCTACCCTCCGGCTTAAGCCCCCTCCTGGGGGCTGCTGGCCTGCAGGGGTATCAGAGGGTTAATGATGTAAGAATGGGCAATGCTGCTcactgattatttatttatttatttaatttttttaaaaccaaGCAATAAAACTTCTACATCAATTCTGAACCGCAGCAATAACCAGTGGAATAAGGTGATAGAAGGGGAAATGTACTCATTCATTCAAGTTGTTGTTGTCAGAATcccagctgctgtgttttgtacAAATAAGAGACGgttgattgtttgttttgttttttggggtcAATCCGGCAAAAAGACCAGCTCTAGATGGTTAGATCACTCCTCCTGACATGACGACGCCTGTTTTGATTGGACTTGCGTGACTGCCGCACAGGAGCAACCCATTTGAATGTGCTGCTGTAAAGTTCACCTCTGTAGACACGTCGGACACAACAGACAACACATCAGATATTTTAATCCCAGAATGAGACAAAAACAGTCTGTACGGAGCTGAAACTGGTTCAGAGTTTAGTTCGACGACGTATAAGCAGACCAGATGTTTCCTGACATGAAGTGTTTTAAGCCAAACCTTCTACTAGAAGAACACTACATTATCAAGCCCTGAAACTTCCCTTCAAGCATTTCACTATTTTCCAGGAATTTTATAAGCGACCTCTCCAAAAACTCTCCTCCCACATCCTCCAGACTCACGGAGGttagcagctgcagcagcctaCTTGTATCAGGGTTGTTTTGCAGcttggtaaaataaataaatctctcttgtttatctttttttttttttttttctccccatctGCCTAATTATATTTCACCCTTGATACTGGTTCAGATCAGCCTTTTACTCTCAATCATCCTAACAGAGAGATCATGTGGTAATGCCGGCGATCTACCTAATGGCCAGCTCCACTATGAAGGGAACTCGTATGTCGGGGAGAAAGTTTATGCCGTATGTGATGAGGGGTAAGTTGAAGCCTGAAAGAAATCCTGTAAAACCTGTTCAGAATAATCCTCTGAACTTGTGTTTGACGATGCAGTACATCTCCATGTTGACAGATACACCGTGAGAGGACTCAACTATATGATATGCAAGGCGACTGGCTGGACTGGTGATTTCCCGACTTGTGAAGGTGGGCAGCATGACGGCACGCACACTCACTACCTGAACCCCGGTCATATTCTTTACACACTGGTGCTGCACCTTGAGATGATCATCAGTGGGCGGTGGTGTTGAGAAGGAGTGACGACTGCCTGATTGTGATGACATTTtgtttactcatttattttttcccaaCCCCGCTCCAACACTCCTTTCATCATCATTTGAATCAGGAGTGTTgaagcagggaaacatctaaaacatgccaGGCAGTTGGACCAGGTAACACTGTCGCAGTTCAGTTTGAACACATTTTCCGTCATACATGATTAGGTGGATTTCATGGTGTCATCAGACGGTCAGTGAATCTagacaaaacaatcattttattctcttcAGAGGGTGAGGCCACGTGCTCCACCCCCACAGTGGCCAACTCTGTGAGCACCAGTGGAACTGTTTCTGTAATCCGTGTGGGAGACAAGCTGGCCTTCGCCTGCAGTCAAGGTTTCCAGCTGGATGGAGCCCAGCAGATCACTTGTGGCCCTGATGGTCAGTGGCAGCCTCAACCCCCTAAGTGCCTCCCTTCACCGGAGAGCAGTCAGCTTCCCACTAAAGAAGGTGAATTAAGGttcctactgtgtgtgtgtgtttacaacaaAGTGTTGTCATCTTACTGTCTTAATAtttgtttctctcctctggAAAATCTGTTCAGCAGGTGAATGTGGTGTGCCGCTAACCTTCGCCAAGTCCAACGCCAACCTTGCAGACAAGTACATCACTATGACCTCCTTCGCTTCTGGTGACAAAGTCCATTACGTGTGTGACGTTGGCTACATCCAAGCAGGCGGCAGCAGTTATCGTAGGTGTATCAAGGGAAAGTGGACACCACTGTGGCTCAAATGTGAACGTAAGGACTTCTATAATCCTTCATTTTTTCTTTGAGGCCTTGTAAATGTTGCATGTTCCACTTTTGTTGCTGCTAATTACATGTAGGATGTAAGGATTTAACTTAACTAAAATTGGCTGCTTAGATGTTTGGCTGCCTTCATCGCAGCcaatatttttcaaatgaacTCGAGGACACTTTATATCAGGGCTGGAAAATTACTTGCAGGTAATCCATCAAAGTGAACAGCGTGTCTGCTTTTTACCTTTTGTCGAAGTTGCATTCTAATGTAGTGCAgcctttttaaatgaattagcTGTTCAAGCTGCATTATTAACACAACTTCAAAAGCCATAAAAAAGACTGATTAATGGATAGTTCAAAGTTCAAAGTctcagttatttattttttttaactatggtgaaagaaaagcaaacatggTTACCTGGAAGATGGAGCCACAGATGGAAAATGCAAAACCCTTTGAAGTGCACTGGATCTGTAGCGTAATGTAAAAATACCAGTATGGTCCATCAAACTATGAGTTGTTACAGTCCTGCTGACGTGTACTGTATTATGCCACCGTTTGATGCACTGTATATAACTATAAAACAGTTTTATAAGGTCATAATGACCCATTTAAACCCTCTCCTCCTCAAAAGGAAAGCCATGTGGCTCTGCAGGGGAGATCATAAATGGACAGTTTGTTTATACTGGAGTAGAGTTTGGGGACAAGGCTACAGCTGTCTGTGATGAGGGGTAAGGACGTTCTCTGCTCTCTTACTTACTGTTCCTTTACACTTAAAATGTTCTCTCCATTGCTCGAACTTTACACGTATCCTTTCCCCAGGTATCATCTTGTCGGACAGGGAACCAGAAACTGCATGAGCGCAGGCTGGGACGGACGTGTTCCCACCTGTGAAGGTGCAGTTGAACTATCGTAGCATAACTTTGTTTAGGTAATTTCCTCTTCAGCTGTGCCAATGCTACCGTTTCTCTTCCAGCTGTGGAGTGTGGAGAACCCACAGGAGTGACTAACGCAAAGGTGACGGGCAATCAGGAGCCACCATTCACCTACAAGAGTGTGGTTCGCTATCATTGTCCAGTGGGAATCCTTTTTGGACAAAACCAGATATGGTGCACCAAGGATGGGACGTGGAGTGCCCCCCCTCCAAAATGCAAAGGTCTAAGATCCT
This sequence is a window from Pempheris klunzingeri isolate RE-2024b chromosome 11, fPemKlu1.hap1, whole genome shotgun sequence. Protein-coding genes within it:
- the LOC139209448 gene encoding complement receptor type 1-like isoform X1: MRTVGWTILLLSLALIASAGVPKKCSAPPEYPHTALDREFTGAQTFVPGQKVYYNCAEDFSPHRGSRAVQCVDGEWTRLTLKCEKRSCGNAGDLPNGQLHYEGNSYVGEKVYAVCDEGYTVRGLNYMICKATGWTGDFPTCEEGEATCSTPTVANSVSTSGTVSVIRVGDKLAFACSQGFQLDGAQQITCGPDGQWQPQPPKCLPSPESSQLPTKEAGECGVPLTFAKSNANLADKYITMTSFASGDKVHYVCDVGYIQAGGSSYRRCIKGKWTPLWLKCERKPCGSAGEIINGQFVYTGVEFGDKATAVCDEGYHLVGQGTRNCMSAGWDGRVPTCEAVECGEPTGVTNAKVTGNQEPPFTYKSVVRYHCPVGILFGQNQIWCTKDGTWSAPPPKCKEITCRSPNVPGAYWTGTHRRLYQYRDAITFECKRGYKMSGSRYSACGRDGQWSPAVPKCTRSSRRNHWRNY
- the LOC139209448 gene encoding complement receptor type 1-like isoform X2, with protein sequence MRTVGWTILLLSLALIASAGVPKKCSAPPEYPHTALDREFTGAQTFVPGQKVYYNCAEDFSPHRGSRAVQCVDGEWTRLTLKCEKRSCGNAGDLPNGQLHYEGNSYVGEKVYAVCDEGYTVRGLNYMICKATGWTGDFPTCEEGEATCSTPTVANSVSTSGTVSVIRVGDKLAFACSQGFQLDGAQQITCGPDGQWQPQPPKCLPSPESSQLPTKEGECGVPLTFAKSNANLADKYITMTSFASGDKVHYVCDVGYIQAGGSSYRRCIKGKWTPLWLKCERKPCGSAGEIINGQFVYTGVEFGDKATAVCDEGYHLVGQGTRNCMSAGWDGRVPTCEAVECGEPTGVTNAKVTGNQEPPFTYKSVVRYHCPVGILFGQNQIWCTKDGTWSAPPPKCKEITCRSPNVPGAYWTGTHRRLYQYRDAITFECKRGYKMSGSRYSACGRDGQWSPAVPKCTRSSRRNHWRNY